The Corylus avellana chromosome ca8, CavTom2PMs-1.0 genome has a segment encoding these proteins:
- the LOC132190863 gene encoding transcription repressor OFP11-like — MESKSLQYYYSSKFKKPKSSFEASWILPACLLTETSSSNTVDQNPPNGHNDIMGQAESSKEFLLESPRCTETPKNLHGTSRFFVQTGALRSLAEDARISACEPGNIDKERGREAEDVQLRGTHRQPTSVSEEGVKLPGASLIVVMYTLEPHTEFRRSMMEMVGSRLERNLTVDWDYLEELVLCYLELNENKCREYILSAFFHVLVELLG; from the coding sequence ATGGAGTCAAAAAGTCTTCAATATTATTactcttcaaagttcaaaaaaccaaaatccaGCTTTGAAGCTTCTTGGATATTGCCTGCTTGCTTGCTCACCGAAACCTCATCATCCAACACCGTCGATCAGAACCCACCCAACGGCCACAATGATATCATGGGTCAAGCAGAATCGTCGAAGGAGTTTCTCTTAGAATCACCCAGATGCACGGAAACACCAAAAAACCTCCATGGTACCTCGAGGTTCTTCGTTCAAACGGGCGCGTTGAGATCACTCGCCGAAGACGCTCGAATAAGCGCGTGCGAACCCGGAAACATCGACAAGGAACGtggaagagaagcagaagatgTTCAACTCCGTGGGACCCATCGCCAGCCGACAAGTGTCAGCGAAGAAGGCGTCAAACTCCCCGGGGCCTCCCTCATCGTTGTAATGTACACGCTGGAGCCGCACACGGAGTTCCGACGGTCCATGATGGAGATGGTGGGGTCTAGATTAGAGCGTAATCTAACCGTAGATTGGGATTACTTGGAAGAGCTTGTGCTTTGTTACTTGGAGCTTAACGAGAACAAGTGCCGAGAGTACATATTAAGCGCATTTTTTCATGTACTTGTAGAGTTGCTTGGATGA